ctgaaagagaacaaggaaaaagggttagtttgggagcataaaaggctaccacgaaaacatataaaattcctgagtgtaatcgcttccaagaaattaaattccaagaggtattggattagatcgaaataatgacgtaagtggtcaatcataaattctctacaaactctaagtttggagatctcaacaagctctaagcttggagtgagcacaaacccccacagttcggcttaattaggtctcccctatgatgaagaaaggggggtagaaaaagggagtttgcaagtccccgaaaaagaagacaaattgaatttaaaaactctaaaaaaaggggaacgtttagtaaaaaatacatTGAAATAGGTCACCGAAAAAGTGCccggaaagtggccggaaatttCGCTAGAAAAGTCACCTAAAAGTTGACCTGAATCGGTCAACCGATCGATGACCGGTGCTGACCGTCGCTGACCTGGCAGTGGGGTCCTGATACTGACGAGGTAGTGGGTCCTTGGGAGCTGACATGGCAGTGGGTCCTGGAAGCTGACGTGACAGTGGGCCTGCGTCTGTGGGCTTCTGGGCCGAGACAATCTTCTTCTGGGCCGAAGGCTTGGGCCAGTTGCAAGGGGCTTctccttcctccttttttttctttcttccttttccttttacGGATTTTCTGCCGGACGATTCAGTCAGCCAGTTCGGTGAGTTTTAGGCctgtttttagggtttttcttcCGATTTCTGAATCTTCAGATTGAGTAGTGTATGCTGAcaaaatttggctgaaattggattcccggaagatggtgaactggtggaatatttgttgcgggttgtatggagcttccggtggctggttcggtaggtttccggcctGTTCTTCGGGTgttgccgccggttctggactcctgggatctaGTACTTCAAAGTGTGGGGTGGAGGCAGAAGAGTCTTCAATGTTTTGTATtcagattcaaggtttttagcttcttgaatcatggtttggctatttgttttaggattagggcttcgtgctgataacgtgttttagagaaacgaggattgagagaaaatcgatgtgtattctcattgataataggggcctctttatatagatgattacaatgcatagaatctgaattgtacaaggaaagataatcatacattgaatgaatatctctaagatattctccgagattatctctaattaaaactctattaccactaggtcaagtaacctagagtttgggccaaacacacaattagggatttacttgaacaatctccaaattagtatatattaaattttcataaaataaaataaaaactaaacaaaaataaaagtactTAAATTAATTGACCCAAGTGTCCCGATAACAGTGAAGAATAAATTAGgtattatttatcttttttttatgtgtcaaaatatttttttaattatagatattcaatatattaaattaTATAATTCTAATTATGAATGAAAAGGTTATTTTACCGTACTATTTTACTCACACGAGTGTCACATGATCGCCACATAGGCATTTTTAACAGAATAATGGACAGAGTAAGGGCTAACAAAGGGATAGTACATGTACCATTGGATtccctgaaaatttgtaggtaccaaaaagtgcattttGTGATAGTTCGGATACTATATGAGGATTTTACCCCTGTGATTATATATAGTCTTAATTGGTTCAATGATATATGAGTGAAACGTACttcataatactcaataactTATGCTCGAGAATAAGTTAACATCGTAACTTATGATTCGTCGAATCGATCCTGATTCAAAATATTGCAACGCGACATGCTGTTGCTCGGTGAGCTCTTTGAGGAAACTGAGTCTTGCAGAGAATTGAGCGGGAGATTGACAAGGAGAAGCAGAGCACTGAGAGTGAACACGAGCACGACTCAACTCGCCATATTGAGTGAGTGAGGGAATGTGTTTAGAAAATGATTAGAGATGGAGACTAAGATCTGATTTGGCTGgggtttaattttattttttgaaaatatatgCTTGTGAATTATTAAAATACTGTACTTTTTTAAGAACATGacaaagaaaacagaaagacATGGTGAAAAGAATTAGAGGGCACCTCGATCACCTTCCATAAGGTTGTTGTTCACTTGTGTGAATTAGCAATACACGCAAATTAATTTTCGAGTTAAAACGGTCGTCCACCAGATacagaaatcaaacaaattcgaATCAAAAGATTTTGTCTGAGTAAGCTGGCTTATCTACCTAGTCAGTTAAATTTgccaatttttttaaaaaaaactgtcatttttttttatcaaaaattgtcattttctgaattatttgaaaaaaaattctttcaaAATCAACTGAATTTTCAAATTTCTCAATTGAAAAAAatgctagatttttttttttgaaaataacgGCATTTGGAACTCAgtcaagctgggaggctcagccccacgcccatATTATTAATAGGTAGATTAAAATGTTGCACGGGGGGGAGGTAATACCTAAACTCCGAGCAAGCATAGTTGCGTTACAATTATCCTCATAGAGGACATCCGCTAAAAAAGTAGGAGCTTCATCTAAACAAAGATCCACAATATGATCTAAACTAGCAAAGTGAACCAATTTATATGCTATACTATTTGCTTCACGAAAAATACATGTCGAATTCTAATCTAATTAAATATCTACAAGTAGTCTTTACAATCATTTAGAATCAGACTAACCCGAGAATTATCCTCCACATGGTGATTGAGGGCAGCCACTATAATGGAGCAGTCACTTCCATCCTAGATGTATCGGTAGAAGCAAGCCCTGACGACAGGCCTCTGAGAAGTCTCTGGGAAGTCTAGCTAGATATAATTGTAAAACATTAACTTAAATGCCACGAGTTTTAGAGGTCACATCTTATTTATATGCCAACCAACCTTGTATTAGATTAATTGAACTCTTCCAGACCAACAGATAATGTCGATCCTTGTGTACTATATATATAGGCCATTTTGCCTTAGAACATAGGATGCTTCATAACCAAGCAAATGGGAAATTGTGGGTATATTTAGCTTAGCAAAACGTGATATATTTTGCTTAATTTGTGATCTTTCCACATGGTACGTAATTCATTTTTGTCCTTGGCCATGTCCGTCTTACGTGATAATCCAATTAATatacaaaaccctaaatctaacGCGATCATCTATATATTTTCATCCAAGTTGGCAAGTTCCAAGGTCATAATTGCattttaattttctatatattttCATCCAAGTTCCAAGGTCACAATTGCATTTTAATTtactccaaaagaaaaaagaataaaataaatcagCTACTACCGACCCAGCCGCCAGCAAGCAGGAACCATCTTACGTTTCCTGTTAATAAAAACACAATATCTATTAGTACCTACCTGTACCTAATTAATTGATTTTATAAAGATCCCATTTAGCAAGATTTGTATCCTGTTTAGGCAAAATTCATATTTTGTTGAAAATAGTAAAAGTGTAAAATTACATCAGCGTACTTGGTTTTTGAATTGTGCGcattttttttaacttagtATAATTTGAATTTGGGACTCTGTTACTTTATTATTAACCttttttgtctttcatcgtTTCCGCTAATATTAAAAATTATGCTTTCACTGTAATCAAGAATTAATTTGTGTATACTCTCATGGATGGGTAGTATGTCCACCAATGACTCAGGTGTCTTTCCCTTCCTTAACTTAAAATACGAAATTCCTCTGGACAACTCAAGACATTGTACTCATTATATTTTATTCGATCCTATGATCATAGTTGGtttaataaaaacaaataatgaaAGAATATTGATTGGTTATTGCCTTAATGGGCGCAGCGGCTAAAGATGCGGTACACGTTGCGTTTGTAGCTAGCACACCAAAAacagataaaaaagaaaaaataaaaaaagaaatgcTGGAAATACGTCAGCGCGTGATGGATAGTGAGAGCTGTATATATAGGACAATTCCGTAACAGAAGGAACAGTAATGTAATCGCCAAACAGAGTTTTGAGGGCTTTAGTGTTGTTGATGAGTGAAACCAGTGCGCGCACAGAATTGAGGTTTTCGAGAATCCACTCTTAACTTGTggctctctctctgtctcttttTCCAAATTCCAAGTTGCACCGTGATATTTCGACGTTGATCTTTATCGTCTTCCTCAGCAAATAGCCAGGGTTTCCGTGAATAAAGGTACCTTTAAGCTTTcgctctgtctctctctctctctctctctctatatatatatatatatatatatatatgatacgTAGCTAGCTAGGTTGGACTATATCATACCCAACCATTCATGATCATGGATAAGCCTAATCTAGCAAACTAGCTTAGCTTCTTGGATCACCTGCTGTTCATTCATCACGTTTTCGATTTCgatttcaatatatattgtGAGTTAGAAGGTGTTAGATAAAATGCGTGGGTATtataaacagaagaagaagggcAAAATGTCGAGGAGAGTAGTGGAGGACGAGGACGTGGACGAGGTTGGGGATGATGAGGAGGAAGAGAACGAGTATGAGGTGCAGGATCTGCGGGACAGGATCAAGTCGTCACGGGGAAGCAGATTCAATCTGATATCGAACGATTTGGGGCTGGATGGATCGTCGACGTCGACAACTCGGAGGAGAATGAGGAACTACCTGAGCCGAGAGAGCGTCATCACTGGCGTCAAAGGCCTCTCCAAGGGCATCGGCGTTATTCATCCAGACAACAGGTACCCTTTTCACTGCTCTTATACCTccttcaacctttttttttggttaatttaagcgaaaaaagaaacaaaattaattaaattaaagagGCCGGATCCgatatttttttggtttttattgACTCTAGTCACTCTACAACTGCGGGAAGCTAAAACGCCATAGACCGTTGGACACTTGGGATTATTGGATTTGGCTTTTGGATGATGAGGGTCgcaatcttttatttttatttttatgacaaGGGTCGCAATCTTTGTGTCTTTCAAACTTATTGATTAGTATAGGTGGAGATGATAATACTGGATGATATTGATCGTTGCATTATTTAGTATTAATCACGCCACACCACTATCACTAGTAAATTAAAACTTCACAGTTCCACATGACAACAAATATAGGTTTGGTGGAAATTAAACACTAGGAGTTAACTTAAGCAGTGAAGAGTAGACATTgaattataattaaaataattatattattatataAGATAGCGATGATCGATTTTCAGTGTTAAAAAAATAGATCATTTGACCTCTCTATGGGTTGAATATGAGTGCTTATCATGGAATGACTTGTGAAGTTTTAATTTGGGATTTTGGATGGGTGGCGTCATATCATTATCAAATAATTAAGATGGATCGGCAAATATATGAAATGAACGACCAGGCTTTGTTGTGATTGTTACAGCTGCATGCATTGCACAATGCAACTGCATATCTGTATTGTACAGGACACGCCATCTGACTCGATCGTACAGCTAGCAATTTCTCTGCTTCGCTTGCATGTGCAACTCAATGCCTACTTTTCCTTTCCCTCGTGTCAATCTGAATCCAGAAATCCCTAGCAAAGGGGCGCAATACTTTTCTTTGAGGTGACTAGATAGCTCACCACGTACGCAAATTTTTAATATTAAAACATTGATATTTCGCAATGAGGTTTTGAAAAGAAAGATTTTAACTGGGTAGGCCGATCTACCACGTTGCAAGATTGCCTCTTAAATTTTAAGAAGTGACGGGAAGAATAAATCAAGTGGGAAAAACCGGTCATAGAGCCACTCCTACCAGCGAGAGGGATGAAATCACCTTTCCAACATTTTTATCCCTTTCAATATGACTAATccataaagattaaaaaaatgaaacaaaagatTAAGAACTCGCTGAGAAGGCATTAAGCTgagaaggaatttttttttttttttggtaagcaaGCTGAGAAGGTATTGGGTTAAACAACTTGCCCAATGGATCTATATGACGCGTTAATCAAAAATCGCCACATGGAGTAGTTTTTAAAAAGTAAGAGTGCTTTATCCTTTTTATGTGAAAAACATAAATATTTAGTTCATTTACTTACTTATGTGTCATATTTCTATTAGCTGTTCGGACAAATTTAGATTGGCTTACTTATTATTGTTGAGATTATAGATTCcatgtgaaaaaaaaatgaggacaTTGCATATGAATTTATGAGGATTTTGACCACAGTAATGATTGATTTAGGATGTGACCCCTAAATATTTTATCAACTATGACCTCGTGGTAAATCATTTCATATGGAAAGTTTgattaaaagacaaaaaaaaaaaaaaaaaaaaggctaaaaCCTTATCCAACAATCACTTTGTAGAATAATACCATTTATACGTATAATAATTATAGAAAGTGAATTTATTTATACAAAATTCTCTCTTTGATATTTCTTAATTATATGGTTCATCATAGGATTGAGTTGATCACATAGTTAGTAGTTATCTATATCAACGTGTATGAGTCAACGTTTTGATCTTTTCTTGAGGAAAGCCGTCTAAACACAATCAAATCGAGATTTCTTTTTACCCCACAATTTAAatccattttcttttccttgttattaaattttttttggcaCCATAAACAAATATTAGAAGTGAATTACGCACCCCGGTTGGCCTTACTATATATGATGGTGGATGAAGAATGTGCCAAGGATAAGCGTAGAGTGACATCTTGAGCTCATCTGCAACATAGTCCAATTATCCCTGTCATTTAGTTTAGGCATCAAGGTTGTGTAGTTAGTCAAAGTTGAAAAACTTGAAACTCAAAGATAGAAAATGCTGCAGATACGAATTTGCcagccaaaagaaaaattccaTCAAGGAAACAACGATGTGGATTACTTTGAAAAGTAGAGCAAATTGACCGGCTCAAAGCTCAACCGAGCTAATTATCAATGTGGATCAAATTTAGCCCAAATCCTActcattccatttatgaacaTTCGTTGAATGAGGAAAAAACTTGTGCACGGGTTGATATATATCAAACTGTACGTATTAAGTCTATACAATCTCAGACCTATTATTATCCTTTATTCTCTGATTGTCTTCACCCATGTAAATCATCGTTTCGAGATAATTTTTGTAAAactcaacaaaatcaaaaagttATATAGTCAACCAAAATATCAAGAAATGGAGGGTTTCTTCTATGTAGTTTAGACGGTAGAATCGTCGGTTTCGGGCAGAAGTAACACGACAGGGGTGCGTACCGTGTACGTGTGAAATATATAAAAACGTGGATTTTGCTTGGGTTCGTATTTTGTCTCTGATATTCAGATCAGTGGGTGCTAACATGTTGGAGGAAATAATGCAGGTGGTATCGGGTATGGACGAAAGTGATACTAGTATGGGCAATCTACTCGTCCTTCTTCACACCATTCGAGTTCGGGTTTTTCAGGGGTTTGGAAGAGAGACTCTTTATCCTAGACATCGTGGGTCAAGTAGCTTTCCTCGTCGACATTATTCTGCACTTCTTCCTCGCCTACAGGGACAGCCAGACCTATCGAATGGTCCATAAGCGCAACCTCATTGCTCTCCGGTTTGTTTCTTCCATCTTCTTCCCAGATTAATGTCAAGTATATATAGCTTGTTCGATTCTTATGCATGTATACCACAATTTGATGGGTTCATGGCTTTTGCTTTGTAGGTATTTGAAATCTAGTTTCATCGTTGACTTGCTTGGTTGCATGCCTTGGGATAATATCTACAAGGTACGAACTACCATTTCTAATTCCTTTTCCTCTCGTGTTTATTTATATGGAGTGTCATGGGCTATTGCATTtgcatttttcctttttcagtCTTGTGCTGCCTGGATGCATGTAAACTTGTAATGGATTGGCAACTCTATGCAAATGATAATCAAATTGTACCTTTAACATGCTGTTGCTCATCTACTCACCTTTCTACTTTTTGAACAGGCTTGTGGGAGAAGAGAGGAAGTGAGGTACCTTCTATGGATAAGGTTGAGTCGGGTGCGCAAAGTCACTAAGTTTTTCCGAGACCTTGAGAAGGATATTCGGATTAGTTATGAGTTTACCAGGATTGCAAAGCTTCTGGTTGTTGAGCTCTATTGCACACATACAGCAGCCTGCATCTTTTACTACTTGGCCACCACCTTGCCTCCTGTAGAAGAGGGGTACACATGGATTGGAAGTTTGAAGTTGGGTGACTACAGTTATTCAAACTTCAGAGATATCGATCTGTGGAAGCGCTATACAACATCTTTATATTTTGCCATTGTAACCATGGCTACTGTTGGTAagttacttcttcttttttttcttttttttttctgttatgatTTCACCCATAATTTTTACCTTCATTTGACTCTCATTCTCTTATCTTTGATAATCCTACTGAAAAAGAACTATAAACCTTCAAGGCATATGTGGACATATACTTAACTATAATGTTATCCATATAATATTATCCATGTCTCATTCAGAATTGTTGACAAATATATTTAAAGTACTATCTTGATTTGCACTTATCAGTTGATAATTTTGAGTAATGAGTGAAGAACACTATTTCTGCCACAGGATACGGAGATATACATGCAGTAAACCTGAGGGAAATGATCTTCATAATGGCTTATGTTTCTTTTGACATGGTTCTTGGGGCTTATTTGATTGGTAACATGACAGCCTTAATTGTAAAAGGATCAAAGACAGAAAAGTTCAGGGATAAAATGACAGATCTTATCAAATATATGAACAGAAATAGACTTGGTAAGGATATCCGTAATCAGATCAAAGGCCACTTGCGTTTGCAGTATGAGAGTAGCTACACGGAGGCTGCTGTTCTCCAGGACATCCCTGCTTCAATTCGCGCTAAGGTAACATACTTATGAGAGTCCTGTGAGTGTCTTCATATTCTCGACTTAATTAGAATAGAATCCTTAAAATATTTCAACTATGTGCATGTTCTGCAGTTATTATAATTACATGCTTCCCATCCTGGGTCCATCTGTGTTCTTTTTTACCtcttttgttttaatatttattttttatcctTCTATTTCCTTGAAAGAATATAGGTTTGCTAACAAAGACCTATCACTATTTCTCTAGGGTGTGAGCGCCGCTACAAGTGTTCTTGCTTATTGCATGTTTCGTGTTTTAAGTTTTTAGTTGAGAATAATATCCTTATTTGTCTTATATTATTTGTATGTTAATGGCATAGATACGTCCATAATGGAGCTGTAGGCTGCAAAAGTACTTATACACATATAAATTAGGATCTAactttcatttcaaattataTGCATTATGCAGACTACTGCATAACATAGGGTTGTTGGTTAGTTGAGCTTTTCTTTTGAGAGATTTCTgtatcatcatttttttttctttttcattgcaGATTTCACAAACCTTATATTTTCCAAACATTGTAAATGTTCCTCTCTTCAAGGGATG
Above is a genomic segment from Rosa chinensis cultivar Old Blush chromosome 3, RchiOBHm-V2, whole genome shotgun sequence containing:
- the LOC112192098 gene encoding potassium channel SKOR isoform X1; this encodes MRGYYKQKKKGKMSRRVVEDEDVDEVGDDEEEENEYEVQDLRDRIKSSRGSRFNLISNDLGLDGSSTSTTRRRMRNYLSRESVITGVKGLSKGIGVIHPDNRWYRVWTKVILVWAIYSSFFTPFEFGFFRGLEERLFILDIVGQVAFLVDIILHFFLAYRDSQTYRMVHKRNLIALRYLKSSFIVDLLGCMPWDNIYKACGRREEVRYLLWIRLSRVRKVTKFFRDLEKDIRISYEFTRIAKLLVVELYCTHTAACIFYYLATTLPPVEEGYTWIGSLKLGDYSYSNFRDIDLWKRYTTSLYFAIVTMATVGYGDIHAVNLREMIFIMAYVSFDMVLGAYLIGNMTALIVKGSKTEKFRDKMTDLIKYMNRNRLGKDIRNQIKGHLRLQYESSYTEAAVLQDIPASIRAKISQTLYFPNIVNVPLFKGCSTEFINQIVTKLHEEFFLPGEVIMEPGNVVDQVYFVCHGVLEEVGLGEDGSEETVSLLQPNSSFGQVSILCNIPQPYTVRVCELCRLLRLDKQSFTSILDIYFYDGRKILNNLLEGKGPHIKQLESDITFHIGKQEAELALKVNSAAYHGDLHQLKCLIRAGADPNKTDYDGRSPLHLAALRGHEDITLFLIQEGVDININDNFGNTPLLEAIKNGHDRVSSLLIKEGASLKIENAGSFLCSAIAKGDSDFLKKLLSNGIDPNSKGYDQRTPLHIAASEGLYLMAKLLLEAGANVFSKDRWGNTPLDEGRMCGNKNLIRLLEEAKDAQLSEFPYRAQEIADKMHPKKCTVFPFHPWDSKEHRKPGIVLWVPATIEKLINTASEKLEFEGGMCILSEDAGKILDVGLINDGQKLYLVTETHLK